The following are from one region of the Amylibacter sp. IMCC11727 genome:
- a CDS encoding glutamine synthetase family protein yields the protein MDDRLKWIEKIPQAAQDYIKDSRLEEVECIISDTTGISRGKCMPARKFGRLDPMYLPDSIFYQTVTGSYVDMDEIENQYTEGDMILTPDFSSATAAPWTGDVTLQIIHDVTDLNGNPMPLIPRNVLKRVLSFYEADGLAPVVAPEMEFFLVARNTDPNQPIVPKLGRTGRPAASMQAYSMSAVDEYGPVIDDIYDFAEAQGFEIDTIIQEGGAGQVEINLKHGDAVKLADEVFYFKRLIKEAALRHDCYATFMAKPMGDQPGSAMHIHHSVLDTKTGQNIFTDADGNPTEAFGHFIAGLQTHLPAATPFIAPYVNSYRRYVANFSAPINLEWAENNRTTGIRVPISEPESRRVENRVAGMDCNPYIGLAASLACGYLGLKNKLTPRIAATGEAYDAERDIPPSLREALNLLDDSDALTDMMGPEFTAVYKAAKHKELEDYQEVISPWEREHLLMNV from the coding sequence ATGGATGATCGTTTGAAATGGATCGAAAAGATTCCGCAAGCCGCGCAGGACTACATCAAAGACAGCCGCTTGGAAGAGGTTGAGTGCATCATCTCGGACACCACAGGAATTTCACGCGGCAAATGTATGCCCGCGCGCAAATTTGGCCGCCTCGATCCGATGTATTTGCCCGACAGTATTTTTTATCAAACGGTGACAGGCTCTTACGTCGATATGGACGAGATTGAAAACCAATACACAGAAGGCGATATGATCCTGACTCCCGATTTTTCCAGCGCAACCGCTGCGCCATGGACGGGGGATGTCACCTTACAAATCATCCATGATGTGACGGACCTTAATGGCAACCCAATGCCGCTAATCCCGCGCAATGTACTGAAACGGGTTCTGTCGTTCTATGAAGCAGACGGGCTCGCCCCTGTTGTGGCACCAGAAATGGAATTTTTTCTTGTGGCGCGTAACACGGACCCCAACCAACCTATTGTCCCAAAACTTGGTCGCACAGGCCGCCCTGCGGCGTCCATGCAGGCCTATTCCATGTCAGCGGTGGATGAATACGGTCCCGTCATCGACGACATTTACGATTTTGCCGAGGCGCAAGGCTTTGAAATCGACACCATCATCCAGGAAGGCGGCGCAGGTCAGGTTGAAATCAACCTCAAACATGGTGATGCGGTGAAACTGGCGGATGAGGTTTTCTACTTTAAGCGCCTGATCAAAGAAGCCGCGCTGCGTCATGATTGTTATGCCACCTTCATGGCCAAACCGATGGGCGATCAGCCTGGGTCAGCGATGCACATCCACCATTCTGTGTTGGACACCAAAACGGGCCAGAACATCTTTACCGATGCGGATGGCAACCCAACCGAGGCTTTTGGCCACTTTATCGCTGGCTTGCAAACTCATCTGCCTGCGGCCACGCCGTTCATCGCACCCTATGTGAACAGCTATCGTCGGTATGTGGCCAATTTTTCTGCCCCGATTAATCTGGAATGGGCCGAAAACAATCGCACAACAGGCATCCGCGTTCCGATTTCGGAACCTGAATCCCGTCGCGTTGAAAACCGTGTCGCTGGCATGGATTGCAACCCGTATATCGGTTTGGCGGCGTCATTGGCCTGCGGGTATCTTGGTTTAAAAAATAAACTCACTCCACGTATCGCAGCCACCGGCGAAGCATATGACGCGGAGCGTGACATTCCACCGTCCTTGCGCGAAGCCTTGAACCTGCTTGATGACAGCGATGCGCTCACAGACATGATGGGTCCAGAATTCACGGCAGTGTACAAAGCAGCAAAACACAAAGAATTAGAGGATTATCAGGAAGTCATCAGCCCGTGGGAACGGGAACACCTGCTGATGAACGTTTAA
- a CDS encoding LysR family transcriptional regulator: MLQLPDLDLLQTFLTVAEHHSISQAARSLEITQPAVTKKIKRLESVFEVELIDRHARPLQVTEAGNILLERAPSLLREARELTTDIRAMNTSGLPLMRIGMSDTLSEILGAEFVGAMQSFAHVVELKSGISPWLETAFRARHFDLAVDSPPFVDTTQVELQSLFRDPFVIAMPKSFKDRDVAEILRTENYVGYGRTSKMGALIIELLGRIGVDRPTRFNFDSTQSLLRFVQAGYGWAITSAFCLLQSPTALKDLHVVPCPNSVPREFSLLNRAGEHRAVAAAAHEKFKVVFNQLANGPWEHVDPATAAMIREANP; the protein is encoded by the coding sequence ATGTTACAACTGCCAGACCTCGACCTGTTGCAAACCTTTTTAACTGTGGCCGAACACCATTCGATATCACAGGCTGCGCGGTCTCTTGAAATCACACAGCCTGCTGTCACCAAGAAAATCAAACGCTTAGAGTCCGTCTTTGAAGTGGAATTGATCGACCGCCACGCGCGCCCGTTACAAGTTACCGAAGCGGGCAACATCCTTTTGGAACGTGCGCCGTCGCTGCTGCGTGAAGCCCGCGAATTGACCACAGATATCCGCGCCATGAACACATCAGGCCTACCCTTGATGCGCATTGGCATGTCCGACACTCTGTCAGAAATTCTCGGCGCTGAATTTGTGGGCGCGATGCAGTCTTTTGCCCATGTGGTAGAGCTGAAATCAGGTATCTCCCCATGGCTCGAAACCGCCTTTCGCGCCCGCCATTTTGATCTTGCAGTGGACAGCCCGCCTTTTGTGGACACCACACAAGTCGAATTACAGTCTTTGTTCCGCGACCCGTTTGTCATCGCCATGCCCAAATCGTTCAAAGACCGCGATGTGGCCGAAATTTTGCGCACAGAAAACTACGTTGGCTATGGCCGCACCTCGAAAATGGGTGCGTTGATCATTGAACTTTTGGGCCGCATCGGGGTGGATCGCCCCACACGGTTCAACTTTGACAGCACGCAAAGCTTGCTGCGATTCGTGCAAGCAGGCTATGGCTGGGCCATTACCTCGGCCTTTTGCTTGCTCCAATCGCCAACCGCGTTGAAAGACCTGCATGTGGTTCCCTGCCCAAACAGCGTGCCACGGGAATTTTCATTGCTCAATCGCGCAGGCGAACACCGCGCCGTAGCCGCCGCAGCCCATGAGAAATTCAAAGTGGTCTTTAACCAATTGGCCAACGGTCCATGGGAACACGTGGACCCCGCAACCGCCGCAATGATCCGCGAAGCAAACCCTTAG
- a CDS encoding type 1 glutamine amidotransferase, which produces MKIGILQTGKSPEQLAPEFGDYGDMFERMLDGRGFEFTTYDILEHVFPKTVSEQEGWIITGSRHGAYEDHDWIPPLENLIRDIHAAKSPMIGVCFGHQIIAQALGGTVEKFDGGWSVGRVEYDAGGETLPLFAWHQDQVITPPKGAKTVASTDFCAHAALTIGEHIYTIQPHPEFDAGFVTGLANTRAKGVVPDDQRIAAIKSADKPVAKEHMANHFETFLKQGNANG; this is translated from the coding sequence ATGAAAATTGGTATCCTGCAAACAGGAAAATCCCCCGAACAACTTGCGCCAGAGTTTGGGGACTATGGCGATATGTTCGAACGGATGCTCGACGGTCGCGGGTTTGAATTTACGACCTATGACATTCTGGAGCACGTTTTTCCAAAAACAGTGTCGGAACAGGAGGGATGGATCATCACAGGATCACGCCACGGCGCCTATGAAGACCATGATTGGATTCCCCCGCTTGAAAATCTGATCCGCGACATCCACGCCGCAAAATCGCCTATGATTGGCGTGTGTTTTGGCCATCAGATTATTGCCCAAGCCCTAGGTGGTACGGTCGAGAAATTTGACGGCGGTTGGTCTGTGGGCCGCGTGGAATACGATGCAGGCGGCGAAACACTCCCGCTGTTTGCATGGCATCAGGATCAGGTGATAACCCCACCCAAGGGCGCGAAAACTGTCGCCAGCACCGATTTTTGTGCTCATGCAGCGCTGACCATTGGTGAACATATCTATACCATTCAACCCCATCCCGAATTTGATGCTGGTTTTGTCACAGGGCTTGCCAACACGCGGGCCAAAGGCGTTGTGCCCGATGACCAACGGATTGCAGCCATAAAGAGCGCAGACAAACCTGTTGCCAAGGAACACATGGCAAACCATTTCGAAACGTTTTTGAAACAGGGCAATGCCAATGGATGA
- a CDS encoding LysR family transcriptional regulator has protein sequence MRAKQYDIPPLTMLRAFEAASRRGAFNEAASELNVTPGAVSHQVKALEKWLGMALFSRGHRAVTLTDEGERLFAVLRDSFRDIAAITSSLRMQAETPRVEVLATTAVSSLWLTQRVISFGVENEDIQVNQQVSDSTMERPLTVDLAIEYRLEPPKEPKFVKLFDDELVPVCTPEMAERLKDASLEELSQQALINMDARNENWTTWATWFDMMGYMGPVAMARRVNNYSIAIQLAREGAGIALGWRKLTSVMIEDGRLATLEKHFCPSPGAFYLISPLPELAEPTAKLFNWMVEHHVK, from the coding sequence ATGCGAGCCAAGCAATACGATATCCCGCCTTTGACGATGTTGCGCGCCTTTGAGGCCGCGTCGCGCCGTGGTGCGTTTAACGAAGCGGCGAGCGAATTGAATGTGACGCCTGGCGCCGTCAGCCATCAGGTTAAAGCACTGGAAAAATGGTTGGGTATGGCGCTGTTTTCACGCGGACATCGTGCGGTTACTTTGACGGATGAAGGGGAGCGGTTGTTCGCCGTGCTGCGTGACAGTTTCCGCGATATTGCAGCCATTACGTCGTCCTTGCGGATGCAGGCCGAAACACCGCGGGTCGAGGTGTTGGCCACCACAGCAGTGTCATCCTTATGGTTAACGCAACGGGTGATTTCATTTGGGGTGGAAAACGAAGATATTCAGGTAAACCAACAGGTGTCCGACAGTACTATGGAACGCCCGTTGACGGTAGATTTGGCCATTGAATACCGTTTGGAGCCGCCCAAAGAGCCGAAGTTTGTTAAACTCTTTGATGATGAACTGGTGCCTGTCTGTACCCCAGAAATGGCCGAAAGGCTTAAAGATGCCAGCCTTGAAGAGCTGTCACAGCAGGCATTGATCAACATGGACGCCCGCAATGAAAATTGGACCACTTGGGCCACATGGTTTGACATGATGGGATACATGGGACCCGTGGCCATGGCGCGGCGTGTAAACAATTATTCCATCGCCATACAATTGGCCCGTGAAGGGGCCGGAATTGCGCTCGGGTGGCGTAAACTGACATCTGTGATGATCGAAGATGGCCGTTTGGCTACGTTGGAAAAGCATTTTTGCCCGTCACCTGGTGCGTTTTATCTGATCTCTCCTTTGCCTGAACTGGCAGAGCCGACGGCAAAACTTTTCAATTGGATGGTTGAGCATCACGTGAAATAG
- a CDS encoding aromatic ring-hydroxylating dioxygenase subunit alpha, with product MTQQSDLSAVMQPVALAKGLPNAHYVEPEAFEEERKSVLFANWSGVGFAKDVPNEGDAMPVDFLGVPLLILRDHDGAVRVYQNTCRHRGMILVDKPGNIRGTIRCPYHSWCYGLDGKLRSTPHVGGPGQNIHEDIKRNELGLIEMRSHVWLGVVYVNVSGKAPDFDVVHAELLERWAEFDKPLYHSGADSSFKLDVNCNWKLAVENYCESYHLPWVHPGLNSYSRLEDHYNIEENGRYSGQGSLVYRQLKDDDGKVFPDFQGISDKWDTGSEYITVFPNVLLGVHRDHTFAIVLEPKEQGKTQEHIEIFYAAEDAIGEGFASTRAKNTAQWKEVFEEDIFVVEGMQKGRQGPFFDGGKFSPAMDGPTHVFHEWVAHKLDAGRQMAAE from the coding sequence ATGACCCAACAATCCGATCTGTCCGCTGTGATGCAACCCGTGGCCTTGGCCAAGGGGTTGCCCAATGCCCATTACGTAGAGCCTGAAGCGTTTGAAGAAGAACGCAAATCGGTTTTGTTTGCCAATTGGTCAGGTGTTGGGTTTGCCAAGGATGTTCCCAATGAGGGCGATGCGATGCCTGTGGATTTCCTTGGCGTGCCGCTGTTGATCCTGCGCGATCACGATGGGGCGGTGCGGGTGTACCAAAACACCTGTCGGCATCGCGGCATGATTTTGGTTGATAAGCCGGGCAATATTCGTGGAACCATCCGCTGTCCCTATCATTCATGGTGTTACGGTCTGGATGGCAAGCTGCGGTCTACGCCGCATGTGGGTGGGCCAGGGCAAAACATCCACGAAGATATTAAGCGCAATGAACTGGGCCTCATCGAAATGCGCAGCCATGTGTGGCTTGGTGTGGTGTATGTAAATGTGTCGGGTAAGGCGCCTGATTTTGATGTTGTTCATGCAGAGCTTTTGGAGCGTTGGGCAGAGTTTGACAAACCGCTTTATCATTCAGGGGCGGACAGCTCGTTTAAGCTGGATGTGAACTGCAACTGGAAGCTGGCGGTCGAGAATTACTGCGAAAGTTATCACCTGCCTTGGGTGCATCCGGGCTTGAACAGCTATTCCCGTCTGGAGGACCATTACAACATTGAAGAAAATGGTCGATATTCTGGTCAGGGATCACTTGTTTATCGCCAGTTGAAAGATGATGACGGCAAGGTTTTCCCAGATTTTCAAGGGATTAGCGATAAATGGGATACGGGCTCTGAATACATCACGGTCTTTCCCAATGTTTTGTTAGGGGTGCATCGTGACCACACTTTTGCGATTGTGTTAGAGCCAAAAGAACAGGGCAAAACGCAAGAACATATTGAAATTTTCTACGCCGCTGAAGACGCCATTGGTGAAGGTTTTGCAAGCACACGCGCCAAGAATACGGCGCAGTGGAAAGAGGTCTTCGAAGAAGATATCTTCGTCGTGGAGGGCATGCAAAAAGGGCGTCAGGGTCCGTTTTTTGATGGTGGTAAGTTTTCCCCTGCGATGGATGGGCCGACCCATGTGTTTCACGAATGGGTGGCGCACAAGCTGGATGCGGGCCGACAAATGGCGGCAGAGTGA
- a CDS encoding FAD-binding oxidoreductase, with product MNLLYANDATGQYPNSWYAATSQALDPFPKLKGSHHADVCVIGGGFTGLSTALHLAERGYTVSLIEAHRVGWGASGRNGGQVGSGQRAEQDELEKTVGLDDAKHLWRLAEDAKALVKSLSERHAIDCAHKPGVAHVEWHAKNVPELHAYTAHLEKTYDYTQIQNLDRAQTCDLLGTEVYHGGALDMGAAHIHPLNFALGLARAAHAAGVQIYETSEVTKIDAGDPATVVTARGTVTAAHVVLACNGYLGGLNEPTAARVMPINNFIVATEPLDQSGAEALIKQDVAIADSKFVVNYYRRSADHRLLFGGGESYGYKFPRDIRALVSKPMLQVYPQLKDVKLDYAWGGTLAITINRMPYFDRIRPNIFTASGYSGHGVALATLAGKITAAAIAGQAEDFDVMSRVPTHRFPGGRALRSPALKLAMTWYAMRDRLGI from the coding sequence ATGAACCTCCTTTATGCCAACGACGCCACTGGGCAATATCCAAACAGCTGGTACGCGGCCACGTCCCAAGCCCTTGATCCCTTTCCTAAGCTCAAAGGATCGCACCATGCAGATGTTTGCGTCATTGGGGGTGGGTTCACAGGGCTTTCGACCGCGCTGCACCTTGCAGAACGCGGCTATACTGTTTCGCTAATCGAGGCTCATCGCGTAGGCTGGGGCGCATCTGGTCGCAATGGCGGGCAAGTGGGCTCTGGCCAGCGGGCCGAGCAAGATGAATTGGAAAAAACAGTGGGTTTGGATGACGCCAAACACCTGTGGAGATTGGCCGAAGACGCCAAAGCGCTCGTTAAATCTCTGTCAGAACGACACGCGATTGATTGCGCCCACAAACCTGGTGTGGCCCATGTGGAATGGCACGCCAAAAACGTCCCTGAATTACATGCTTACACCGCGCATTTGGAAAAAACCTACGACTATACGCAAATCCAAAACTTGGATCGGGCGCAAACCTGCGATCTTCTTGGCACAGAAGTCTATCACGGGGGCGCACTCGATATGGGTGCTGCGCACATCCATCCCCTGAATTTTGCGCTTGGCCTTGCGCGCGCAGCCCATGCGGCTGGGGTGCAAATCTATGAAACCTCTGAAGTTACAAAAATAGACGCGGGCGATCCCGCCACCGTTGTGACCGCCCGTGGCACAGTCACGGCCGCCCATGTGGTTCTCGCCTGCAATGGATACCTTGGGGGGCTGAACGAACCAACCGCAGCCCGCGTTATGCCCATTAACAACTTCATCGTCGCCACAGAACCGTTGGACCAAAGCGGTGCGGAAGCGCTCATCAAACAAGATGTGGCCATTGCTGACAGCAAGTTTGTGGTTAACTATTACCGCCGCAGTGCCGATCATCGCCTGCTGTTTGGCGGCGGCGAAAGTTATGGCTATAAATTTCCACGCGACATTCGTGCGCTCGTCAGCAAGCCAATGTTACAGGTTTACCCCCAGCTCAAAGACGTAAAGTTGGATTACGCTTGGGGCGGCACGCTGGCGATTACAATCAACCGAATGCCGTATTTTGACCGCATCCGCCCCAATATTTTCACCGCCTCAGGCTATTCTGGCCACGGCGTCGCGCTTGCCACGCTGGCAGGGAAAATCACTGCCGCCGCCATTGCGGGCCAAGCAGAAGACTTTGATGTGATGTCCCGTGTCCCGACCCATCGTTTTCCAGGGGGGCGTGCGCTGCGTTCTCCGGCACTGAAACTCGCGATGACGTGGTATGCAATGCGGGACCGGTTGGGCATTTAA
- a CDS encoding FAD-dependent oxidoreductase, which translates to MKTHAQAVVIGGGLVGCSILYHLAKLGWTDVVLLERDELTSGSTWHAAANLHGLHDNNNISKIQYYTMNLYKELEQETGQGCGVFQPGSIYLAQTEEREHQLRLQESKARYFREKFYELTPEQALEKNPLLNLDGVRCIMFEEDGGNVDPSGVTQAYATGARQMGAEIHRFCPATATIQQPDGTWIVETPKGNIHTQWVVNVGGLWAREVAAMAGIKLPLQPTEHQYLVTETIPEIAAMDRRLPSVADRDGEYYMRQEGNGLLIGAYEKNLKFWAEDGTPAGFGHELFDGDLDRIMDNLERAMDRVPVAATAGIKRVINGPMIWSPDSAALYGPVPELKNYFCCCGIIPGFSQSGGLGLMSAQWIIEGEPEFDMFPWDLTRFGHWADETFTKEKVADQYSKRFAIHFPFEERDAGRETRTRPIYKRQKEMGAVHGLNYGWEHPLWYAGEGKVGTESYGFTRQDWFEPVGAECRNLRENVGVVDVSNFGKYEIKGAGAADWIDRVIANHVPKEVGRSCLTPMLGVRGGIAGDFTVTKLAEDHFFMIGTGIGERYHQRYFQMVDLPEGTTFETVTDTYCGVNVAGPKSRELLARLTQEDLSNEGWPFMRSRKFTIAGIEAIGIRVSFTGDLGWEIYVAEADQAKLWDTLFETGKDLGIMPVGGRSLGCLRIEKGYGSWSREYSPEYWPQEVGFERLIKMDKPDFLGKSAYAAIKDKAPREKLVCLTIETENADSSGGEPIFLADGTPVGRVSSGAFGFAVDQSCALAFIKTEHAVVGAEVDVAVLGRPHKAVILEQPAFDPSGSRLRG; encoded by the coding sequence ATGAAGACCCATGCGCAGGCTGTTGTGATCGGAGGGGGCCTTGTTGGCTGCTCCATCCTGTACCATTTGGCAAAACTTGGTTGGACGGATGTTGTTCTGTTGGAACGGGACGAATTAACGTCGGGCTCCACGTGGCATGCGGCGGCGAACCTGCACGGACTGCATGACAATAACAATATCTCTAAGATCCAATACTATACCATGAACCTGTATAAGGAGTTGGAACAGGAAACGGGCCAAGGGTGTGGTGTTTTTCAACCTGGGTCCATCTATTTGGCGCAAACTGAAGAGCGTGAACATCAATTGCGTCTGCAAGAAAGCAAGGCGCGGTATTTTCGCGAGAAGTTTTATGAATTGACGCCAGAACAGGCGCTGGAAAAGAACCCGCTTTTGAATTTGGACGGCGTGCGCTGCATCATGTTCGAAGAAGACGGCGGCAATGTGGACCCGTCTGGCGTGACGCAAGCCTATGCCACGGGGGCGCGGCAGATGGGGGCGGAAATCCACCGATTCTGCCCCGCGACGGCGACGATTCAACAACCCGATGGCACGTGGATCGTGGAAACACCCAAAGGCAACATTCACACGCAATGGGTGGTGAACGTGGGTGGCCTCTGGGCGCGGGAAGTGGCGGCCATGGCGGGGATAAAACTGCCGTTGCAGCCCACAGAACACCAGTATTTGGTGACAGAAACCATTCCTGAAATCGCTGCAATGGATCGCCGTTTGCCATCTGTGGCGGATCGTGATGGCGAATATTACATGCGCCAAGAGGGCAATGGGTTGCTGATCGGGGCCTATGAAAAGAACCTGAAATTCTGGGCTGAGGACGGCACGCCAGCGGGCTTTGGGCATGAGCTGTTTGATGGGGATTTGGATCGCATTATGGACAATCTGGAACGGGCGATGGATCGCGTTCCAGTGGCGGCCACGGCAGGGATTAAGCGGGTGATCAACGGACCAATGATTTGGTCCCCTGACAGCGCGGCGCTCTATGGCCCTGTGCCAGAGTTGAAGAACTATTTCTGTTGCTGTGGGATTATTCCTGGGTTTAGCCAATCTGGTGGACTTGGCCTGATGTCAGCGCAGTGGATCATTGAAGGGGAACCAGAATTTGACATGTTCCCGTGGGATTTGACGCGGTTCGGCCATTGGGCGGATGAGACATTCACCAAGGAAAAGGTGGCCGATCAATATTCCAAACGCTTTGCCATCCACTTCCCGTTTGAAGAGCGGGATGCGGGCCGTGAGACACGCACACGCCCGATTTATAAGCGCCAAAAGGAGATGGGCGCGGTGCATGGGCTGAACTACGGCTGGGAACATCCGCTTTGGTATGCAGGTGAAGGCAAGGTTGGCACAGAAAGTTATGGATTTACCCGTCAGGACTGGTTCGAGCCTGTGGGGGCTGAGTGCCGCAACCTGCGCGAAAATGTGGGCGTGGTGGATGTGTCAAATTTCGGCAAATACGAGATTAAGGGGGCGGGTGCTGCCGATTGGATTGACCGTGTGATTGCCAACCATGTGCCCAAAGAAGTTGGAAGGTCTTGCCTGACGCCAATGCTCGGCGTGCGCGGTGGTATCGCGGGGGACTTCACCGTAACGAAATTGGCCGAAGATCATTTCTTTATGATCGGCACGGGCATCGGGGAGCGGTATCACCAACGGTATTTCCAGATGGTGGACCTGCCCGAAGGCACCACGTTTGAGACGGTCACGGATACCTATTGCGGGGTGAATGTGGCAGGTCCAAAATCCCGCGAATTGCTGGCGCGGTTAACGCAAGAGGACTTGAGCAATGAAGGTTGGCCGTTCATGCGGTCGCGAAAATTTACCATCGCAGGGATCGAGGCGATTGGCATTCGCGTGTCGTTTACGGGCGATCTGGGTTGGGAAATCTATGTGGCCGAAGCGGATCAGGCCAAACTGTGGGATACGCTGTTTGAAACGGGCAAAGACCTCGGCATTATGCCCGTAGGTGGCCGCTCGCTCGGGTGTTTGCGCATTGAAAAGGGCTATGGTTCATGGTCGCGCGAATATTCACCTGAATACTGGCCCCAAGAGGTTGGCTTTGAACGGTTGATTAAGATGGACAAGCCAGATTTCCTTGGCAAATCGGCCTATGCCGCGATCAAAGATAAGGCGCCGCGCGAAAAGTTGGTGTGTTTGACTATTGAAACCGAGAATGCCGATAGTTCCGGTGGCGAGCCGATTTTCCTCGCCGATGGGACGCCTGTTGGGCGGGTGAGTTCGGGGGCCTTTGGGTTTGCTGTCGATCAATCCTGTGCGCTGGCGTTTATCAAAACGGAACATGCGGTGGTAGGAGCTGAGGTGGATGTAGCGGTTTTAGGCCGCCCGCATAAGGCGGTGATACTTGAGCAACCTGCTTTTGATCCGTCTGGTTCACGGTTGCGGGGATAA
- a CDS encoding NAD(P)-binding domain-containing protein — MARIGFIGTGEIAAAMVKGLAGQGHQIIVSERNADMARALAEEFEEVQVAPNQAVLDGTDTVWLCLMAHVAEDVLTDLTFREDHVVVSAMVDVSHGALQQLCAPAHNISMTIPMPFIALGGCPLPVFPSPEAVDAIFGARNIIIPVDSERNLNAYFGGSAQVAAVLAQMREGAVWLGEQTGDAAAAEAYIAAMFAGTMAEMPKDGNGRFDRALQALNTEGGLNTTVRGHLRETGSLRQLRVALDGLKGRLGLE, encoded by the coding sequence ATGGCACGGATAGGATTTATTGGTACAGGTGAAATCGCCGCGGCCATGGTCAAGGGGCTGGCGGGGCAGGGGCATCAGATTATTGTGTCCGAACGCAATGCAGATATGGCACGAGCCTTGGCCGAAGAGTTTGAAGAGGTTCAGGTTGCCCCAAACCAAGCGGTGTTAGATGGGACAGATACCGTGTGGCTGTGCTTGATGGCGCATGTGGCAGAAGATGTACTGACAGACCTGACATTTCGTGAGGATCATGTGGTTGTGTCCGCCATGGTGGATGTGTCCCATGGAGCGCTGCAACAGTTGTGTGCGCCCGCGCACAATATTTCCATGACCATTCCCATGCCGTTTATCGCGCTTGGCGGCTGTCCCTTGCCAGTGTTTCCAAGCCCAGAGGCAGTGGACGCGATTTTTGGTGCGCGCAATATCATTATCCCCGTGGACAGCGAGCGCAATCTGAACGCCTATTTCGGCGGGTCGGCCCAAGTGGCGGCAGTGCTTGCGCAGATGCGCGAAGGGGCGGTTTGGTTGGGAGAGCAAACAGGGGACGCGGCAGCCGCAGAGGCCTATATTGCGGCGATGTTTGCCGGCACGATGGCCGAAATGCCAAAAGACGGCAACGGGCGCTTTGACCGCGCGTTGCAGGCGCTCAACACCGAAGGTGGGTTGAACACCACAGTGCGCGGGCATCTGCGCGAAACAGGCAGTTTGCGCCAGTTACGTGTGGCACTTGATGGGCTGAAAGGGCGTCTGGGGTTGGAATAA
- a CDS encoding SOS response-associated peptidase, producing the protein MCGRFALTLPPDAVAGWFDAVHVKASFEPRYNICPTTDIPVAVNYEGERHLVPMRWGFIPKWYKSPSDGPMLINARAETIAEKPAFRSAVQTRRCLIPADGFYEWHREKGKGKEPWYIYPNEGELMAFAGIWQVWKGPDGARSVTCAMVTTAAGEDLAQVHHREPVTIKPDDFGLWLGEEGKGAASLMHAADPAYFVRHRVGLEVNSGRVEGAELRDPLD; encoded by the coding sequence ATGTGTGGACGATTTGCCCTTACGCTTCCCCCTGATGCGGTGGCAGGCTGGTTTGACGCGGTGCATGTGAAGGCATCGTTTGAGCCTCGGTACAATATTTGCCCAACCACCGATATTCCCGTGGCGGTGAATTACGAAGGGGAACGGCATTTGGTGCCGATGCGGTGGGGGTTCATTCCCAAATGGTACAAATCCCCGAGTGACGGGCCGATGCTGATCAATGCACGGGCAGAAACCATTGCGGAAAAGCCTGCGTTTCGAAGTGCGGTGCAGACTCGCCGGTGTTTAATCCCAGCAGATGGATTTTACGAATGGCACCGCGAAAAGGGTAAAGGCAAAGAACCGTGGTACATTTATCCAAACGAAGGGGAGTTGATGGCCTTTGCGGGGATTTGGCAGGTTTGGAAGGGGCCTGATGGGGCACGATCCGTGACCTGTGCCATGGTCACAACTGCGGCGGGCGAGGACCTGGCGCAAGTGCATCACCGCGAGCCCGTTACGATCAAACCTGACGATTTTGGTTTGTGGCTCGGGGAAGAAGGCAAGGGGGCGGCCAGCTTAATGCACGCCGCTGATCCTGCGTATTTCGTACGCCATCGCGTCGGGCTTGAGGTGAATTCAGGTCGTGTGGAAGGGGCTGAGCTGCGCGATCCATTGGATTGA